Part of the Henckelia pumila isolate YLH828 chromosome 2, ASM3356847v2, whole genome shotgun sequence genome is shown below.
GCAGCCAGGTTGAAGCTAAAGGAGAACATAACACCAATATGGCAATATGAAAGTAATCAccaaaaattgtaaaaaaaaattataaaattcatatctcaaaatCCAAGCTGATAAGATCGTCTATAACATCATAAATTGAAAAGAAATGTGTAGTTGGACTTAAAAGCTCTAAttgaaaataaagataaaacatCTTCCTCTAGTGTACTCTattactacaagaaaaacggcaaacgacaacgctttttatgcgttgttATTGTCACAAAAAACcattgtcgtagccagtgttgtgaAAGACCCCGACCAAatacaacgcggaaaaagcgttgtcgttttgaacaaagacaacgcataaaaaagcattgtcgttttgagcaaagacaacgcataaaaaagcgttgtgatatttgaaaaagacaacgctttttccgtgCTGTCTTTTTTTAGCAACGACAATGCTTTTTATGCTATGTCTTTGAGCGGACTTTTTACAACACGGCCATTTACAACGCTTTTTTACAACgtttttaaaagcgttgtctttgcaaaccacctacgacaacgtttaaaaagcgttgtcttttctcaaataaaaaacaaaaaataataaaatttaattcacaaattttcaatattttaaatcactcaatattcaaaatttttgaaaattaaatctaatatacaatatttcaatattataaatcattcaaatataacaaaaatcattcaaatataacaaataatcgaaTCCTTCATGTTCATCACAACCATGTGCACTATTCTTTCTGCCTCAAACCGGAGTCGGCAATCAAACCAACTCTTAGAATGCTACCTATTGAGGACTGGGAATGTGCTGAACAATAACAACAAAcaagaataaaatttcaaagcCATGGTTATGAAATGacacaataaatcaaacatcaaagaagaaaagtaaaatgaaaacaaatacATAATCCGCATAATGAAAATGTGCTCCTCATCATCCAAAAGCTCCAGCCCCGCATCATTTCAAGCAACCTTCTTTTTCAattaatgtagtgacccttacccggatcacctactaaacagaatcTTAGGCATgctattaacttaattaaacagatatcagaataaaactgcggaaaccataaatagtttacaaccccaagtaaaggaatctgtaattaatccaataatatacaaccaaatcgaatagttgtataaacccaaaacaacagtaataaaacctaagcgaagctccagctggccaaccactgactagcccctcctggatccaccctcctcgtccaatcgcaaacctgccccatggaatagggtgtccagaaaatacagagtacgagacgtgagcataaaatgcttagtgcgagagtatgagtatacatgcatgcaaagtgaactccctatagactcgaggtcaaggatcagataacagagacagaccgggccctggtatgtagcacgatgtgccgtcgcttcaggaggtggctcccataccgagataaccgtggaaacgccggacccaaatcgatggaagtccatccactaacaggatagggtacaaccctactaacagacatctcgaaggagatacaacaagatgcaaatgaatgcagcataatatcatggcatataaatcatgcagtcacataatacatgcatactcagtcaggatatctcgaacagtactttcgtacctcaaaacagtgcaagctctaccaactctaggtccacgcctatagtctgctctacactgccaaatgatactactatcattaaagtgctctaaaagccttaactaagctattgcatactcctaaatatttataggaagcaaaagctataccttcgtccatcgttagccctttgatgtcgatgcctccagaacttgggcacaactccgctacgactaccgaatgcctcgccgacctccggaccaagcctaggaagactagaacagctccaaaaggactacaaaggaaaggagaactcgaaattggcaaatgaaagtgaagtctcggccttttatttatagacaacgatcggaacttccgatccttgatcggaacgtccgaacctcgatcggaacgtccgattctgccatcggagcttccgaagatcctgatctgccacgtgtcaaaatatcacttgttgactccggataggggtgatcggagcctccggtcctgatcggagcttccgatccaaccacacgtcatgcctaacgtaataccgatcggagcttccgatcctgttcggagcttccgatcctgatcggagcttccgatctcaccttcggagcttccgaactctacccaagtaattatgattaattcttttaattactcaattagggtacgggctactacattctcccccacttaagatatttcgtcctcgaaaacagatcttaagtacccaatgcaaatacagaaatcagaaatattctttattcaaatcaatcgtttacaaagtttgcaactgaatataacttaaagaatgaaatcaaaacaactcaggatggtctttacgcatcctgtcctcaagctcccaagtagcttcctcagtgcctcgacgctgccactgaactaaaaccaaaggaatgactttgttccgtaaaaccttatccttataatccaggatacgaagaggtttctccacataagtcaaatccttgtctacctgaacctcagaccgctgcagaatatgagattcatccgccacataccttcgcaacagagatacgtggaacacattgtgaatactggatagatacggtggcaaagctagtcgataagccaaatcgccaatgctctctaagatctcaaacggaccgataaatctaggagacaacttgcccttaaggccaaatatgagaatcttgcgggaaggtgacactctcagaaacactctctccccgacctcgaactgcaagggcctacgcttgatgtTGGCATAGCTggtctgacgatcctgtgcagtcttaatccgtttcttgatctgatcaacaatgtctatcgcctgctggataaactctggtccctcagcctgtcccagaagagtggagtacgacaacgtcgcccatacaacgcctcaaaaggtgccatcccaatactattatgatagttgttgttgtaagcgaactcgatcaacggcaaatgatcctgccaggctggaccaaaatccaagacgcacgctctaagcatatcctctaaagtacggatagtgcgctctaactgaccatcagtctccggatgataggctgtactcaaactgagagtagtacccatcgcacgctgaacactcccccagaatctagaagtaaacctggggtcccgatcgctgacaatgctcacaggcactccatgaagtcggacgatctcctgaatgtacatccgtgccatgcgatccatagagtactctcggctataggcaatgaaatgcgctgacttggtgagtcggtccaccacaacccagatagcatcacagttcctcggggataccggcaaatgggtcacaaagtccatagtgataaactcccatttccattcaggaataggcagactgtgaagcaatcctccaggtcgtcggtgctctgccttgacctgttgacacaccaaacatctcgaaacaaactgataaacactgtgtttcattcccttccaccagaaatgagtacgtagatccttgtacatcttgttactcccaggatgaatactcaacttagtgcgatgcgcctgaaacaaaatctcctctcgcaactcttcatcctgcggaatcacaagcctaccagacaaacacaaaaaaccatctgactgataatgaaatccagacgagctaccctcgttagctagacgagctaaacgctgggtctttgaatcagacatctgagcatctcggatccgcgaatacaaggctggctcagataatatcgcaaacatctggatactctgcatacctttcttatgcttgatggtataacctgaagtacaacagtcactgatcgcactagacatcgaacaagtctgaagtgcggatagtcgcaccttgtgactcaaagcatcagcggtgagattagcagctcccggatggtacttaatctcgcaatcatagtccttaagcaagtccatccaacgtctctgcctcatgttcaactccgcctgagtgaacaaatacttgagactcttatggtcggtgaagatctcaaatttctcgccatacagataatgacgccaaatcttcaaagcgaacacaatggctgctaactccaaatcatggactgggtagttgtcctcgtgaagcttcagctgtctagaagcgtatgcgatcacatgctcattctgagtcaggacacaacctaacccctgaagagaagcatccgtgtataccacataccctccagatccggacggtaatgccaacactggcgcagaagtcaaccgccatcgaagctcacagaaattctcctcacactcagaagaccactcaaaatccacacccttgtgagtaagctgcgtcaacggtcgagctaactgagagaagttcagaatgaagcgacgataataccctgctagacccagaaaactacggatctcagcaactgtcatcggacgcgaccaattaagtaccgcttcaatcttgcttggatcaacagaaattccctccctagatatgatatggccaaggaagaccactctatccatccagaactcacacttgctcagctaggcgtacaactgctcatctcgaagagtctgcagtaccaaccgcaagtgagaaacatgctcttccgtattacgtgaatacaccaagatgtcgtcaatgaagaccacgacaaacttgtccaaaaactccctgaagacacggttcatcaaatccatgaatatagcaggcgcattagtcaaaccaaatggcatcactagaaactcgtaatgcccataacgagtacggaatgcagtcttggctacgtcctgatcacggactctcaactgatgataaccagatctcaagtcaatcttggagtaaactaatgtgccctgcagctgatcaaacaagtcatcaatacgaggcaacggatacttgttcttcacagtgactcgattcagctgccgatagtcaatgcacagtcgcatcgacccatccttctttttcacgaagagaacaggagctccccaaggagatacactaggacgaatgtaccccttgtccaaaagatcctgtaactgattcttcaactcacgcatctctgacggagccagacgatacggtgctctagaaataggcgaagtatccggcatcaactctatgccaaactcgacttccctagcaggaggaaaacccggaatctcatcaggaaatacatcgggaaattcatccacaacaggaatgctctctatcccaatactctcagcagacaaatcaactgcatagataaggtagccttccccgctagactctagagctcgacaggctctcaaagcggataccaaaggcatcgggggtcgtgctccctcaccatagaaaaaccagctctcactcccctccggatgaaagcgtactaatctctgatagcagtccactgaaacttgataggtagtcagcatatctattcccagaatgcaatcaaagtcgtccatcgccagaaccatgagattcgctaacagaatgttcccttcgaattctaaagggcaacccatcactagacgcttagccaaagcagattggcccgtcggagtagaaacagacatcactacgtctagtgcaatgcatggtaacttatgcttcttaacaaaacgtgcagaaatgaaggaatgagatgcaccagtgtcaataagtacaagagcaggtttaccataaagcagaaatatacctgcgatgactttctcattctcctccactgcctgatcatgtctcagggcaaacacctggccagaagctcgtggcttcaaatgagaactcccagcagactgtccctgcgacctctgctgaacggtggcctgagaacccgatcctgaaccagaaccagaaccgcctcccccaaacagtggacaatctctccggatatgaccagtctcttcacaacggaaacaagctccagaagctctgcggcacttgtcggatggatgcttcttcccacagtgatcacacttgtccttcttaccgaaacgaacaacacctccaaaaccagaggaagaagaagatccagacttcttgaaagtttgggcacggggacccaaagaactagcaggcctcgactgagggaaagacctgttccgccgaatgctgtcctccgcctggtgacaacggctcactaAACcatcgtaggacatgtcgtcgccaaccgccacacggccatggatctcagggttaaggccctgaaggaatagattatacttcatctctgagctattagcaatctcggggcaataggatagcaaatcaaagaacctctgctgatactcatcgatagacatggctccctgtcgcagactcagtagctcgcctgccttcgactgacggagtgcaggaggaaaataccgcttttgaaaagctgtgcgaaactcggcccaggtggccactcctctcgccgcaacaaaaggtgtagaagtaaacctccaccaccggCGCGcatgcccatccagaagatagccaagggtctccaccttctgctcatcggtgcatcggaaagtctgaaaagtcatctccatgtggtctaaccagttctccgcatcctccggagactcacctccaactaagggcttaggacccatagctaagaatcggcgcacagtgaaacgctcgtcgtcatggtgacgatgacgccgttctcgacgaggctcccggtcggcatcaccccaacgcccaccaacactgccatgagaactctggtcgtcacgattagacatctacaaaaatacctcaagatgagactaaatcccaataaatcttttgcatgctctgataccataaatgtagtgacccttacccggatcacctactaaacagaatcTTAGGCATgctattaacttaattaaacagatatcagaataaaactgcgaaaaccataaatattttacaaccccaagtaaaggaatctgtaattaatccaataatatacaaccaaatcgaatagctgtataaacccaaaacaacagtaataaaacctaagcgaagctccagctggccaaccactgactagcccctcctggatccaccctcctcgtccaatcgcaaacctgccccatggaatagggtgtccagaaaatacagagtacgagacttgagcataaaatgctcagtgcgagagtatgagtatacatgcatgcaaagtgaactccctatagactcgaggtcaaggatcagataacagagacagaccgggccctggtatgaagcacgctgtgccgttgcttcaggaggtggctcccataccgagataaccgtggaaacgccggacccaaattgatggaagtccatccactaacaggatagggtacaaccctactaacagacatctcgaaggagatacagcaagatgcaaatgaatgcagcataatatcatggcatataaatcatgcagtcacataatacatgcatactcagtcaggatatctcgaacagtactttcgtacctcaaaacagtgcaagctctaccaactctaggtccacacctatagtctgctctacactgccaaatgatactactatcattaaagtgctctaaaagccttaactaagctattgcataatcctaaatatttattggaagcaaaagctataccttcgtccgtcgttagccctttgatgtcgatgcctccagaacatgggcacaactccgctacgactaccgaatgcctcgccgacctccggaccaagcctaggaagactagaacagctccaaaaggactagaaaggaaaggagaacctggaattggcaaatgaaagtgaagtctcggccttctatttatagacaatgatcggaacttccgatccttgatcggaacgtccgaacctcgatcggaacgtccgatcctgccatcggagcttccgaagatcctgatctgccacgtgtcaaaatatcacttgttgactccggataggggtgatcagagcctccggtcctgatcggagcttccgatccaaccacacgtcatgcctaacgtaataccgatcggagcttccgatcctgttcggagcttccgatcctgatcggagcttccgatctcaccttcggagcttccgaactctacccaagtaattatgattaattcctttaattactcaattagggtacgggctactacaattaaTCACCTCTAGCTTCAATCCCTTGTACATCAAAAAATCACTCAATGATTCAGACAAACATACAACGTTACATACATGAGATCGGTTGATGTTAAATACTTATGATACTTCTTATTGTACATCAAAAAATCACTCAATTTTGCCCGAATGGCTAAGGTTTATCTTCCATCATAATCTCCCAGCTCGAATCAGACTTTTTAGTTGattcagaataaaatttaatatacaatcattaaaaataagaacaaacaaacataaaaaaaatatgaaaaaaaatgaaaaaataaacttaaatattattgaaatttCATTACAATTTACAGAGAATAAAGAATGAGACCTGACAAGATTTACCCCAAGGTTGACCATAAGCACGCCTATATATATCAACTTCTGAGTACTCCACTCTATACCTTTCTCAAATCCCTATAAATTAATCTAGATCAAAACAATAGATTTCGGTAAAATATGGAACTTAAATCCAGAACAGAGAAAGGACGCACAAAGTCCACTCAaatacataaatataaaattgtACACAGTGCTAAAAGGAATTAAGGAAAGCAAATTGAGtatgaaaaatttatttatacaaCACAACACAATCATGCATTGGACTAAATTTATCAATTGACAAATCCATCATCTCCCTAATCTCTGTCGGTTCTTGTAACTTACTTTGCATTATCTGAAACAATATATGATATAATGGATGACAAAGGTCCTGATCGGGTCGCCCTAGAGATACGCAATGGGCAAAACTGTGATGAAATCAAACAATACGTGGATGGAAGGTGGATTTGTGCACCTAAAGCTTTGTGGAGAATTTTCTCTTTCGACTATAGTAGGATGTATCCTTCAGTCATTAGGCTGCAATTACATACACCTAACCAacatttgatttattttcatccCGAACACCACTAAGTGACCTAATTGCAGATGATGATAAATCTAAGACAATTCTTACTGAGTTTTTCAAAATGAACTGTGATTCTCAGTTGACTGAAAAGTATTTATATAGAGAATTTCCACAATATTACACATGGATAAAAGCGAAAAAAAGTGGATTTGTCGAAGAAGCAGAAATAAAGTGGTGGGAAGAATATATGTCATGTCTCCATCTGAAGGTGAGAGGTTTTATCTTCGTATCCTTCTAAATCATGTGAGAGGACCAAAATACTTTGAAGAACTGATGACAGTGAATGAGGTTCGATATTCAACATTTAAATAGGCTGCTGATATTAGGGAAATTTTGCAACAAGATGATTATGTTCACCAATGTATGCAAGAAGCATTTTCTGTTAGAATGTCGTCTTCTCTAAGAAGGTTATTTTTGTCCATATTGGTGCTCTGTGAACCTGTAAAATTTCGAGAACTCTGGGATGAGTTCCATCCTTATATGTATGAATATTAAGATAGAGCAATTTCATCAAGTAACTTCATCATAAACAGATTATTGCTTGAGATACGAAGGTTGTTGCATCAATACAAAAAAAAACTTGATGATTTCGATTTGCCATCATTAAGTGCTGAGTTTTCTGAGGACACGCCACTACGAAGAATAATTGAGGATGAGATTTCTATCCAGATTTTTGATGATGATTTGAGATAAATTGAACGTTTAAATTCTCAACAAAAAATGGCATTTGACACCATCACAGAAATTATTATGCATAACCAATCAAAACTTTTTTTCATTGATGGTCCTGGAGGTACTGGTAAGACGATTTTATACCGCTCAATATTGGCACAATTAAGAAAAATGGGTAAAATTATCATCGCGGTTGCAACATCTGGAATTGCTGCTACATTGTTGCCAGGTGGAAAAACTGCACATTCATGTTTTCAAATTCCACTTAGACCAACTCCATCAACACTCTGCAGAATAAAAAAACAAACTGATCTTGCAGAGCTCATAAGGCGTGCATCGGCTGTAGTGTGGGACGAGGCTCCTATGGCAAATCGCCATGCTTTTGAGATGTTAATAAGAGTTTCCAAGATATTATGGAAAATCAATTACCATTTGGAGGGAAGACAATGATTTTTGGTGGTGATTTTTGGCAAGTACTACCGGTTGTTAAACGAGGATCAAAAGCAACACAAATTACTGCAAGCATTTCAAGGTCAACATTCTGGCATTGCGTTGAGATAATACAActtcaacaaaatacaagatCTTCTTAAGatatggatttttcaaaattcctCTTACGCATAGGTGATGGATTGCAGCATACTGTGAATGaggattttataaaattaccaGATTCGATTATCATACCGTGGGAAGGTGAAGAATCAATTCATCAGTTGATTGATTCTGTTTTTCCTATTATGATAGATCATGTAAATGATGCAAACTATATGGTTGGCAGAGCCATCATCACTCCAAAAAATGTTGACGTTGACAACATTAATGAATTGCTCATTCGCAAGTTTCCTCGAGGGGAAAGGGAGTATTCATCTTGGAATAGTGTAGAAAATGATAACCACAacctttttcaaaaataattcttGAATTCCCTTAGTCTTAGTGGTTTGCCACCACATATAATCATATTGAAAGTTGGAAGCCCTATCATGCTTTTGCGAAATGTTGCACAAGACCTTGGTCTATGCAATGGAACAAGATTAATTTTCCGCAATCTTGGTAGAAATTTTATAGATGCTGAGATCATAACAGGTTCTCATAAGGGTACAAGATATTTTCTACATCGAATGCCTTTGAAAAGTGAAGAAACTTCTGGATTACCATTTGAGTTGTAGTAGCCCATAACCATAATcaataattaaggaattaatcataattacttgggtagagttcagaagctccgaaggtgagttcggaagctccgaacaggatcggaagctccgatgcaggatcggaaactccgatggtattacgtcaggcatgatgtgtggcaagatcggaagctccgatcaggatcggaagctccgatcacccctatccgaagtcaacaagtgatattttgacacgcgGCAGATCAGgattttcggaagctccgatggcaggatcgtaCGTtctgatcgaggttcggacgttccgatcgaggttcggaggctccgattgttgtctataaatagaaggccgagaattcactttcaattgccaattccggatttcctctctactctagtcgtatttgagttgttcaagccttcctaggcttgccccgggagtcgtcgaggcattcgatagtcgtggcggagttgtgcccaagttctggaggcatcgacatcaaagggctaacgacggacgaaggtatagcttttgcttcctataaatatttaggagtacacaatagcttagttaaggcttttagagcactataatgatagtagtatcatttggcagtgtagagcagactataggcgtggacctagagttggtagagcttgcactgatttgaggtacgaaaatactgttcgagatatcctgactgagtatgcatgtattatgtgactgcgtggtttatatgtcattgatttatgctgcattcatttgcatactgagctatctccttcgagatgtctgttagtagggtttttccctatcctgttagtggttggacttccatcgatttggttccggcatatccacttgtatttcggtatgggagccacctcctgaagcgacgacacagcgtgctacataccagggcccggtatgtctctattatctgatccttgacctcgagtttatagggagttcacttttcatgcatgtatactcatactcttgtactgagcgttttatgctcacgtctcgtactctgtgtttctggacaccctatttcatggggcaggtttgcgattggacgaggcgggtggatccaagaggggctaggcagtggttggccagctggagcttcgtctaggttttatttctgttgttttgggttgatacagctattcgatttggttgtataatatttggataatttacagattccttttcttgggattgtatttatttgtGGTTTCcacaagtttattctgatatctgttttattaagttaatttcatgcctaagttctgtttagtaggtgatccgggtaagggtcactacatttatggtatcagagcatgcaaaagtattcttaggatttagtctcatcatgatgtatttttgtagatggcaaactacgatgatGAGAGTATCCACAGAAGTGGAGGCagtcgttggggcgatgccgaccgagagagtcttcgagaacggcgtcatcgtcatcatgacaacgagcgtttcactatgcgtcgattcttagctatgggtcctaagcccttagttggaggtgagtctccggaggatgcggagaactggttagactacatggagacgacttttcagactttttaatgcactgaggagcagaagatggagaccctgggttatcttttggatggacgtgcgcgcaggtggtgggattcttgtttttgtgattAGGTTGCTTATTTTGCGGACTAAGATGGAACCTCGGAGGAATGGAGTTATGCTGGAAAAATCCTGGAGAATTCACGCCGATCGATCCGCAAAAgtctgcagatcgagcgggcgCCTATATTTGGAAGACAGTGGCTTTGGATGTTTTGTGTCGATCGATCCGCAAAAGTCTGCAGATCAAGCGACACATTTTTACGCGAGGTAGAGAGTTGATACTTTTtacgccgctcgatccgcaacatcttgcagatcgagcgggcgtTGTTTTTCGGAAAGTTTGTTttaattttggtaattttgttattttagttcctagcctctattagacttttaattccgttttgggaggattattatcagactttttGGAGATTACTTaggaggctaggttttattcttgaatttaactctctagttttcttcttttcttggaatttttatgaatttagttatgaatcgttgtagctaaactcttttacttggttgagggagacgaaaccttgatatattttattcatgagatttgattcgtagtgtttaatctttattaagtatcaatctttgatctgttttattttatgtttgtatgcgagattttaggattggccatcttaggattttgtattgcgagcgatagctaaattagagttcaaatccataattgtttgaataaactaatttgcgaagcaactatgtGTGATAAtttttgctgttgaatttattacttcgtaggatcaattattgactagtctaaatacaaccgctggtgtttgtgttgtctagattcgtcagttttactagtttgaatgctaccgtggatttaaatctagattgctgttatcgggttaattcattggtaagggttaattttgaATGCcattttctaattaactaaaattacggtgaaacatgaattgagt
Proteins encoded:
- the LOC140877673 gene encoding uncharacterized protein, whose protein sequence is MDDKGPDRVALEIRNGQNCDEIKQYVDGRWICAPKALWRIFSFDYNDDKSKTILTEFFKMNCDSQLTEKYLYREFPQYYTWIKAKKSGFVEEAEIKWWEEYMSCLHLKAADIREILQQDDYVHQCMQEAFSVRMSSSLRRLFLSILVLCEPVKFRELWDEFHPYMYEY